The following proteins are co-located in the Paenibacillus sp. FSL H8-0079 genome:
- a CDS encoding FtsW/RodA/SpoVE family cell cycle protein encodes MLRMLKKMDGVILFVMLLLMIISIFAIYSGTQTDANLANHHVKTLYFYVAGFIAVLVIGLVNYKLYVKYAFYLYGLGIILLILANVLGSSINNANGWLKLGDNFSFQPAELFKMILILFLTHLIVKRQRSTLEFWRDIVPIGCWAFIPFALVMAQNDLGNALGYVVILVAVFWIGNMRLKHVLIGLAIVGVAFFGFVKAYTFYHDEVFTFLEKVKREHWAERIDPWLVPEKATSKASWHTKNAGLAIGSGGIIGKGYLQGTSVQSGRVPYTYSDSIFVVIAEEFGFVGASILILLYFILIHRMVLIALACRDRAGPVIIVGIIGMLLYQVFENVGAFLGLMPLTGITLPFISYGGTSLLINMACIGVVMSIKLYGQEEEDELLMGEQQPRLSERLWNMLKKEKSAV; translated from the coding sequence ATGTTGAGAATGCTGAAAAAGATGGATGGTGTGATTCTTTTTGTAATGCTGTTGCTCATGATTATAAGTATATTTGCTATTTATAGCGGGACGCAGACAGATGCCAACCTGGCGAATCATCATGTCAAAACGCTGTATTTCTATGTGGCCGGGTTCATTGCAGTGCTCGTCATCGGGCTTGTGAATTACAAGTTATACGTGAAATATGCGTTTTATTTGTATGGCTTGGGGATCATATTGTTGATCCTGGCCAATGTACTAGGCAGTTCGATCAATAATGCCAACGGCTGGCTGAAGCTGGGCGACAATTTTTCTTTTCAACCGGCAGAGCTGTTCAAGATGATTCTGATCCTGTTCCTCACCCATTTAATTGTGAAGAGGCAACGAAGCACGCTGGAGTTCTGGAGAGATATTGTGCCGATTGGTTGCTGGGCGTTTATTCCGTTTGCACTGGTTATGGCTCAGAATGATTTGGGAAATGCGCTGGGATATGTGGTGATTCTGGTTGCAGTGTTCTGGATCGGAAATATGAGACTGAAGCACGTATTGATCGGGCTGGCGATTGTGGGAGTGGCGTTTTTTGGATTTGTCAAAGCCTATACCTTCTACCATGATGAAGTATTTACCTTTCTTGAAAAGGTAAAACGAGAGCATTGGGCGGAGCGGATTGATCCCTGGCTTGTACCGGAAAAGGCTACCTCCAAAGCTTCTTGGCATACGAAAAATGCAGGTTTAGCCATCGGTTCTGGGGGCATCATCGGCAAAGGTTATTTGCAAGGCACATCCGTTCAGAGTGGACGAGTCCCCTATACGTATTCTGATTCCATATTTGTCGTGATCGCAGAGGAGTTTGGGTTTGTCGGTGCATCCATTTTGATTCTGTTGTACTTTATCCTGATCCACCGCATGGTACTGATTGCTCTGGCATGCAGAGATCGTGCTGGACCCGTCATCATTGTAGGTATTATCGGAATGCTATTGTATCAGGTGTTTGAGAATGTGGGGGCGTTTCTTGGGCTGATGCCGCTCACAGGTATAACGTTACCGTTTATCAGTTACGGCGGTACTTCTTTGCTTATTAATATGGCTTGTATTGGGGTAGTTATGAGCATTAAGTTGTACGGACAGGAAGAGGAGGATGAACTTCTGATGGGGGAGCAGCAGCCTCGGTTGTCGGAACGTTT
- a CDS encoding FtsW/RodA/SpoVE family cell cycle protein — protein MLHKFKKIDYSIVFILVILMVISILSIYSTTFGRPRWESYPQRAGIFYIIGFIVFFGMSMINYKVIIKNYLYIYGVGLLLLVIVNFFGVTYYGAQGWLSIFGLSLQPAELFKLCLIVFLSALLAKKKNRPLFFGRDVIPIALCVLPPLLLVLLQNDLGNALSYVVILVGLLWIGNVKFSHALIGFVIAVAAFIGGTQAYIHYHDEVAKFLKDIGRAHWAERFDPWLVPEQTSRDVLWQTYNAKLAIGSGGISGKGYLEGTTIQSNRVPLAYADSIFVQIGEEFGFVGASVLLLLYFILIHRLVLIALECKDRAGPYLIVGIISMLLYQIFVNIGPFIGLMPLTGITLPFISFGGTSLVLNMLSMGVVMSIKVHTEENEDILGSSEQLSITEMVMKLFRRKPSQQEQ, from the coding sequence ATGCTGCACAAATTTAAAAAGATAGACTATTCTATTGTTTTTATACTCGTTATTCTGATGGTTATCAGTATTTTGTCGATTTACAGTACAACGTTTGGTCGTCCAAGATGGGAATCCTATCCCCAAAGGGCAGGGATTTTCTATATTATAGGTTTCATCGTATTCTTCGGAATGTCCATGATTAACTATAAAGTGATCATTAAAAACTATTTATATATCTACGGTGTGGGTTTACTGCTACTCGTCATCGTTAACTTTTTTGGTGTTACGTATTATGGAGCCCAAGGCTGGTTATCCATATTTGGCCTGAGTTTGCAGCCTGCAGAATTATTTAAGCTATGTTTAATCGTTTTCCTGTCTGCTCTGCTTGCGAAAAAGAAAAACAGACCCTTATTCTTCGGGCGGGATGTCATTCCGATCGCACTGTGCGTTTTGCCTCCCTTGTTATTGGTTCTACTTCAAAATGACTTGGGGAATGCTTTGAGTTATGTAGTCATTCTTGTCGGCCTGTTGTGGATTGGCAATGTGAAATTCAGCCATGCACTGATTGGTTTTGTGATTGCTGTTGCTGCCTTTATTGGTGGAACACAGGCCTATATTCATTATCATGATGAAGTTGCCAAGTTCCTCAAGGATATTGGACGTGCTCACTGGGCTGAGCGGTTTGACCCTTGGCTCGTGCCAGAACAGACATCCAGAGATGTTTTGTGGCAGACCTACAATGCCAAGTTAGCCATAGGTTCCGGAGGAATAAGTGGTAAAGGGTATCTCGAAGGTACGACAATCCAGTCCAATCGAGTACCACTCGCATACGCGGATTCCATCTTTGTGCAGATTGGTGAAGAATTCGGTTTTGTTGGAGCCTCGGTATTGTTACTGCTCTACTTTATTCTGATTCACAGGCTGGTGTTGATCGCACTAGAGTGCAAGGATCGGGCTGGGCCGTACCTGATTGTAGGTATAATTTCGATGCTGCTCTATCAGATTTTTGTTAATATTGGTCCGTTTATCGGTCTGATGCCATTAACTGGGATCACACTTCCATTTATCAGTTTCGGCGGTACCTCTCTTGTGCTCAACATGCTCAGTATGGGTGTTGTCATGAGTATCAAAGTGCATACGGAAGAAAATGAAGATATCCTGGGTTCATCAGAACAACTCAGTATCACGGAGATGGTCATGAAGTTGTTCAGACGGAAGCCATCCCAGCAGGAGCAATAA
- the prmC gene encoding peptide chain release factor N(5)-glutamine methyltransferase: MTPEQSCREAFVEASSFLEKCGVYEPQNNARLLLEHVLGVYGAAYYMMQPEPFPSEHRSRWEDAVTRKAAGEPAQYIIGSQEFYGLPFEVTPAVLIPRPETELLVEAVLREADRVFPDGAPLAVDIGTGSGAIAVTMASLRPRWQVGAGDLSAAALQVAARNAAANGVQIDFREGDLLAPFAGARVDILVSNPPYIPAADIAGLQQEVRDHEPRMALDGGPDGLAPYRIMLEQLALLPAPPQIIGFELGQGQARDIAALLESAGHWPEIIIVPDLAGIERHVLGVRTSEQVTKM; the protein is encoded by the coding sequence ATGACGCCGGAACAGAGCTGTCGGGAAGCCTTCGTGGAGGCTTCCTCTTTTTTGGAGAAGTGCGGCGTGTACGAGCCGCAAAACAATGCTCGGCTGCTGCTGGAACATGTACTCGGCGTCTATGGCGCCGCGTACTACATGATGCAGCCGGAGCCCTTTCCCAGCGAGCATCGCAGCCGCTGGGAGGACGCCGTCACGCGCAAGGCTGCGGGTGAGCCGGCGCAATACATTATCGGTAGCCAGGAATTCTATGGGCTGCCGTTCGAGGTCACGCCGGCCGTGCTGATTCCGCGGCCGGAGACTGAGCTGTTGGTCGAGGCTGTGCTGCGCGAAGCCGACCGCGTGTTTCCTGACGGCGCTCCGCTCGCCGTCGATATTGGCACGGGCAGTGGCGCCATCGCGGTGACGATGGCTTCACTACGCCCGCGCTGGCAGGTAGGCGCCGGGGATCTCTCGGCGGCTGCCCTGCAAGTGGCCGCGCGGAACGCGGCCGCGAACGGGGTACAGATCGACTTCCGTGAAGGCGATCTTCTGGCCCCGTTCGCCGGGGCACGGGTGGACATCCTGGTGTCCAACCCGCCATACATCCCGGCGGCGGATATCGCCGGGTTGCAACAAGAGGTGCGCGATCATGAGCCGCGCATGGCACTGGATGGCGGTCCGGACGGGCTCGCACCGTACCGTATCATGCTGGAGCAACTGGCACTGTTGCCTGCGCCGCCACAGATTATTGGTTTTGAGCTGGGCCAGGGGCAGGCTCGCGACATCGCAGCTTTGCTTGAATCGGCGGGACATTGGCCGGAAATTATCATTGTACCGGACCTTGCCGGAATCGAGCGGCATGTCCTGGGTGTTCGTACTTCGGAACAGGTGACGAAAATGTAA
- the prfA gene encoding peptide chain release factor 1, whose amino-acid sequence MLDKLQALADRYDKLSELLCDPDVASDNKKLREYSKEQSDLQPTYEAYNEYKQVSQDLEAAKEMQGEKLDDEMREMVKMEIDELSTRQKELDELIRVLMLPKDPNDDKNVIVEIRGAAGGDEAALFAADLYRMYTRYADQQGWRVELMDVNTNDLGGFKEVVFLINGRGAYSKMKYESGAHRVQRIPTTESGGRIHTSTSTVAVMPEAEDFDIEIHDKDIRVDTFCSSGAGGQSVNTTKSAVRVTHVPTGIVATCQDGKSQNSNKEKALQVLRTRIFDMKRMEEEAKISVERKSKVGTGDRSERIRTYNFPQSRVTDHRIGLTMHKLDQIMNGEIEDILSALTIAQQTELMDRGE is encoded by the coding sequence ATGTTGGATAAATTACAGGCGTTAGCCGACCGTTATGACAAGTTGAGTGAGTTGCTGTGTGACCCGGATGTAGCAAGTGACAACAAAAAGCTGCGGGAATATTCCAAAGAACAATCCGATCTGCAACCGACTTATGAAGCGTACAATGAATACAAACAGGTAAGTCAGGATCTCGAAGCTGCCAAGGAAATGCAGGGCGAAAAACTGGATGATGAGATGCGCGAAATGGTCAAAATGGAAATTGACGAACTGAGCACTCGCCAGAAGGAACTGGACGAATTGATTCGTGTACTCATGTTGCCAAAAGATCCGAATGACGACAAGAACGTTATTGTTGAGATTCGCGGCGCAGCTGGTGGAGATGAAGCAGCATTGTTTGCAGCAGATCTGTACCGTATGTACACTCGTTATGCAGATCAACAAGGCTGGCGTGTAGAACTGATGGACGTGAACACAAATGATCTCGGTGGATTCAAAGAGGTTGTTTTCCTGATCAACGGACGCGGCGCATACAGCAAAATGAAATACGAAAGCGGCGCACACCGTGTGCAGCGTATTCCAACAACTGAATCCGGCGGACGTATTCATACGTCAACTTCAACGGTTGCGGTTATGCCTGAAGCCGAAGATTTCGATATCGAAATTCACGACAAAGACATCCGTGTCGATACGTTCTGTTCCAGTGGTGCCGGTGGACAATCGGTTAATACGACGAAATCCGCAGTACGGGTAACGCACGTTCCAACGGGAATTGTGGCGACATGTCAGGATGGAAAATCACAGAACTCCAACAAGGAAAAAGCGTTGCAGGTTCTGCGTACACGTATCTTCGATATGAAACGTATGGAAGAGGAAGCGAAGATCTCTGTTGAGCGGAAGAGCAAAGTGGGAACGGGCGACCGCAGTGAGCGTATTCGTACGTACAACTTCCCGCAAAGCCGTGTGACGGATCACCGTATCGGCCTGACAATGCACAAGCTGGATCAGATCATGAACGGGGAGATTGAAGATATCTTATCTGCACTGACGATTGCTCAGCAGACCGAGTTGATGGATAGAGGAGAATAA
- a CDS encoding carbon-nitrogen hydrolase family protein, with protein sequence MNLTPDAFPTEKLKIALAQCSSIDGNIEENVNRAYEMIEEAGKEQADIIMFPEKYLTGYVPEIVESNVTEYTLSINDARIEKLRHACEKYGIWSIIGTPVRRGEDVFISSIIIDSNGHEVGVYDKSHLFQTEKEMFSSNNEQVIIKLKGWNIGMAICYDAGFPEHSRLLAQNGCHLYMSSSLFSKGMGYKESRVWFPARALDNTIFTAMCNHVGTTGVWDTCGHSGIWNPLGDNLIDASQDNVELMLGELDPDLLNQARNGERMLADSFDINKEHYSFKTIVGN encoded by the coding sequence ATGAACTTAACACCAGATGCTTTTCCAACAGAAAAATTAAAGATTGCTTTAGCACAGTGTTCTTCGATCGACGGAAATATTGAAGAGAACGTTAATAGGGCTTATGAGATGATTGAAGAAGCTGGAAAAGAGCAGGCCGATATTATCATGTTTCCAGAAAAATATCTGACGGGATATGTGCCAGAAATTGTAGAATCCAATGTAACTGAATACACGCTTTCCATTAATGATGCGCGGATTGAAAAGTTGCGTCATGCATGCGAAAAGTACGGCATTTGGTCAATCATCGGAACCCCTGTAAGAAGAGGCGAGGATGTGTTCATCTCTTCAATTATAATAGATTCCAATGGACATGAGGTAGGCGTTTATGACAAGTCTCATTTATTCCAAACGGAGAAGGAAATGTTTTCTAGCAATAATGAGCAGGTCATCATTAAATTAAAGGGTTGGAATATTGGGATGGCCATCTGTTATGACGCAGGTTTCCCTGAACATTCTCGTCTTTTAGCACAAAATGGCTGTCATTTATACATGAGTAGCTCTCTTTTTAGTAAAGGAATGGGGTATAAAGAGTCACGAGTATGGTTCCCTGCACGTGCTCTGGATAATACGATATTTACGGCGATGTGTAATCACGTTGGAACAACCGGAGTCTGGGATACGTGTGGACATAGCGGTATATGGAACCCTCTAGGAGATAATCTAATTGATGCCTCTCAAGACAACGTTGAATTGATGTTAGGCGAATTAGACCCCGATCTTCTTAATCAAGCTAGAAATGGTGAAAGAATGCTTGCAGATTCGTTTGATATAAATAAAGAACACTATTCTTTCAAGACTATTGTTGGTAACTAA
- the ychF gene encoding redox-regulated ATPase YchF produces the protein MALKAGIVGLPNVGKSTLFNAITQAGAESANYPFCTIDPNVGIVEVPDERLDKLTELVVPKKTVPTAFEFVDIAGLVRGASKGEGLGNKFLAHIREVDAIVHVVRCFVDENITHVDGKIDPVSDIQTINLELILADIESVEKKIDRSKKNMKGGNKSASQEVEVLEKVKAVLYDDKPARSMELTDDELLIVRDLHLLTLKPVLYAANVAEDEIGDVANNAYVQKVREFAAAENAEVVPISAKVEEEISELEGEDKQMFLEELGIEDSGLNLLIKAAYKLLGLYTYFTAGVQEVRAWTIRKGTKAPGAAGVIHTDFERGFIRAEVVSYDDLVAAGSMNGAKERGQLRLEGKEYVVNDGDVMHFRFNV, from the coding sequence ATGGCTTTGAAAGCTGGAATCGTGGGTTTGCCTAACGTAGGTAAATCTACATTGTTTAACGCAATTACACAAGCAGGTGCCGAATCGGCAAACTATCCGTTCTGTACGATTGACCCTAACGTGGGGATCGTTGAAGTACCCGATGAGCGTTTGGACAAACTGACAGAACTCGTTGTACCTAAGAAAACAGTACCAACGGCGTTTGAGTTTGTAGATATCGCGGGTCTTGTTCGCGGTGCGAGCAAAGGCGAAGGTCTGGGTAACAAGTTCCTTGCCCACATTCGTGAAGTAGATGCAATTGTACACGTGGTACGTTGCTTTGTAGATGAGAACATTACACACGTCGATGGCAAAATTGACCCGGTAAGCGACATCCAGACGATCAATCTGGAACTGATCCTGGCCGATATCGAGAGTGTTGAGAAGAAAATCGATCGCTCCAAGAAAAACATGAAGGGCGGCAACAAGTCTGCCTCTCAAGAAGTAGAAGTGCTGGAGAAAGTGAAGGCTGTTCTGTACGATGACAAGCCGGCACGCAGCATGGAACTTACGGATGACGAGCTTCTGATCGTGCGCGATCTGCACTTGCTTACCCTGAAGCCTGTTCTGTACGCAGCCAATGTAGCTGAGGACGAAATCGGCGACGTGGCGAACAATGCTTACGTGCAAAAAGTAAGAGAATTCGCAGCTGCTGAAAATGCAGAAGTGGTGCCAATCAGTGCGAAGGTTGAAGAAGAGATTTCTGAGCTGGAAGGCGAAGATAAACAAATGTTCCTGGAAGAACTCGGTATCGAGGATTCCGGTCTGAACCTGTTGATCAAAGCGGCTTACAAATTGCTCGGTCTGTACACATACTTCACAGCAGGCGTACAGGAAGTTCGTGCATGGACAATCCGTAAAGGAACGAAAGCTCCTGGCGCAGCGGGTGTCATTCACACCGACTTTGAGCGCGGATTCATCCGGGCAGAGGTTGTTTCTTACGACGATCTGGTTGCAGCGGGTTCCATGAACGGTGCCAAAGAGCGCGGACAACTTCGTCTTGAAGGTAAAGAGTACGTTGTAAATGACGGCGACGTTATGCACTTCCGTTTCAACGTATAG
- a CDS encoding GNAT family N-acetyltransferase yields MELSPMNQEDYASFHIRSIKDFAEEKVEAGTWAEEEAQQLAEESYERYLPEGLNTPGAYLYNLVHPVDGNVGYIWFNITDNRRGKDAFLLDIVVEEAHRGKGYGTETMQALEQTALSLGVDRIGLHVFGHNVRASSLYRKMGYEVTDLTMYKEIKG; encoded by the coding sequence TTGGAACTTTCTCCAATGAATCAGGAAGATTATGCGAGTTTTCACATTCGCTCCATTAAAGATTTTGCAGAAGAAAAAGTAGAAGCAGGTACCTGGGCGGAGGAAGAGGCGCAGCAACTGGCGGAGGAATCTTATGAACGTTATCTGCCAGAAGGCTTGAATACACCGGGAGCGTATCTCTACAATCTGGTGCATCCTGTGGACGGCAATGTGGGGTATATCTGGTTTAATATCACGGATAATCGTCGTGGGAAGGATGCTTTTTTGCTGGATATTGTGGTTGAAGAAGCGCACCGTGGTAAGGGATACGGAACAGAGACAATGCAGGCGCTTGAACAGACGGCCTTGAGTCTTGGCGTGGATCGCATTGGTTTGCATGTGTTTGGACATAATGTGCGGGCGAGCAGCCTGTATCGCAAGATGGGATATGAGGTAACGGATCTGACGATGTATAAGGAAATCAAAGGGTAA
- the fni gene encoding type 2 isopentenyl-diphosphate Delta-isomerase, with translation MNEQERAGERLLPEVATGERKLEHVRLCLEENVAGEGVTSGMERYAFRHHPLPELDFEEVHLETSFIGKKVRTPLLISSMTGGSKTTGAINERLARVANARGWALGVGSIRAAIEQPELASTFDVRRWAPDIPVIANLGAVQLNYGFTTADFQRAVDIAGADMLVLHLNTLQEVFQPEGNTNFSGLFQRIENLCRELDVPVGVKEVGFGIDGVTAKGLYEAGVAFIDVAGAGGTSWVQVEKYRNNNPVRRAAAEAFADWGIPTAECIQEVRALNPTGALIGSGGLHTGVDAAKALALGADLAGFGRSLLESAVASDDTLNDRLEQVEFELRTVMFGIGAGQIEDLKQTTRLVERR, from the coding sequence ATGAATGAACAAGAGCGAGCCGGCGAACGGCTGCTTCCCGAAGTGGCTACGGGAGAACGGAAGCTGGAACACGTGCGCCTCTGTCTTGAGGAGAATGTGGCAGGAGAAGGGGTAACCAGCGGCATGGAGCGGTATGCGTTTCGTCATCATCCACTGCCGGAACTGGATTTTGAAGAGGTGCATCTGGAGACTTCGTTTATTGGCAAAAAAGTACGCACACCCTTGCTCATCAGTTCGATGACGGGTGGAAGCAAAACAACGGGCGCCATCAATGAGCGCCTCGCTCGAGTAGCAAACGCCAGAGGCTGGGCGCTCGGCGTAGGTTCGATCCGGGCTGCCATAGAACAGCCGGAACTGGCAAGTACCTTCGATGTGCGGCGCTGGGCACCGGACATCCCGGTCATTGCCAACCTGGGCGCGGTGCAGCTGAACTATGGTTTCACAACAGCTGATTTCCAACGTGCCGTAGATATTGCGGGTGCGGACATGCTCGTGCTTCATCTGAACACGTTGCAGGAAGTTTTCCAGCCGGAAGGTAACACCAACTTCAGCGGATTATTTCAGCGGATTGAAAACTTGTGTCGTGAGCTAGACGTACCTGTTGGCGTAAAAGAAGTAGGTTTTGGCATCGATGGCGTGACGGCAAAAGGGCTGTATGAAGCAGGTGTGGCGTTTATCGATGTGGCTGGTGCAGGTGGTACAAGCTGGGTACAGGTAGAGAAGTACCGCAACAATAACCCGGTACGCCGGGCAGCAGCTGAAGCTTTTGCCGACTGGGGCATTCCGACAGCGGAGTGTATTCAGGAAGTACGAGCGCTGAATCCTACTGGTGCCCTGATTGGTAGCGGTGGACTGCACACTGGTGTGGACGCGGCCAAAGCCCTCGCGCTCGGTGCTGATCTAGCCGGCTTCGGTCGATCTCTGCTCGAATCCGCAGTTGCATCGGATGATACTCTGAATGATCGGTTGGAACAGGTTGAGTTTGAACTTCGTACCGTGATGTTTGGTATTGGCGCAGGTCAGATTGAGGATCTGAAGCAGACGACACGTCTGGTGGAACGGCGTTAG
- the crtI gene encoding phytoene desaturase family protein — translation MRGNVIIIGAGFGGLSCAIRLASQGVQVTILERQQHVGGKLQQIEGDGYHFDRGPSTITMPSTFRSVFDHAGVAMEDYVQLYELEPRTRNIFADGTVVDLSGNRGWMKEQIAAYSPEDAARYDAFMDESAALYAEANRHFLGKLLLSPSDKYNLQMLRSLLRVRPTVKLDKLLRSYFQHPHTLAMFGRYATYVGSSPYQSPSIFAMMGHVEAEVGIYGVKGGTYQLIEGMTRLAREIGVQIITGTEVRQIVVRNGKVAGVDTDQGFREADQVVANGDVLSVNRLLLAPEHRKEMSDARIRKYEPSISGFVTLAGVRRQYDALLHHTVFFPERYEPEFDHIFRDRKMPDDPTIYICYSGYSEAGMAPAGASNLFILVNAPYLSDSWNWEQQTERYGAFVLEQLAARGITGLNESDVLIRYTPRDIERDTLAHQGSIYGISSNSVKQTFMRPGNRSKDVQGLWYVGGTTHPGGGTPIVTLSGQLVGEQLASEILR, via the coding sequence TTGAGAGGTAACGTCATTATAATCGGTGCAGGATTTGGAGGTCTGTCGTGTGCAATACGACTGGCTTCACAAGGTGTGCAGGTGACCATTCTGGAACGGCAGCAACACGTAGGTGGCAAGCTACAGCAGATTGAGGGGGACGGGTATCATTTTGACCGGGGACCGAGCACAATCACGATGCCATCGACCTTTCGTTCAGTCTTCGACCATGCTGGAGTAGCAATGGAAGATTACGTACAGTTATATGAGTTAGAGCCGCGCACGCGTAATATATTTGCAGATGGCACAGTGGTAGATTTGTCAGGCAATCGCGGGTGGATGAAGGAGCAGATCGCTGCGTACAGTCCGGAGGATGCAGCTCGTTATGATGCGTTTATGGATGAGTCTGCTGCACTGTATGCGGAAGCCAATCGTCATTTTCTGGGTAAGTTGCTGCTATCTCCTTCTGACAAATACAATCTCCAAATGCTGCGCAGCTTGCTCCGCGTGCGGCCAACGGTGAAGCTGGATAAGCTGCTACGCTCGTATTTCCAACATCCGCATACGCTCGCTATGTTCGGACGGTACGCGACCTATGTGGGATCATCGCCGTATCAATCGCCTTCCATCTTTGCCATGATGGGTCATGTGGAAGCAGAAGTGGGCATCTACGGGGTCAAAGGTGGAACCTATCAACTGATCGAAGGTATGACCCGGCTGGCTCGGGAAATAGGTGTACAGATCATTACCGGCACAGAGGTCCGGCAGATTGTTGTTCGGAATGGAAAAGTGGCTGGCGTGGATACGGATCAAGGCTTCCGCGAAGCAGATCAAGTGGTTGCGAATGGAGATGTGCTTAGCGTAAATCGACTGCTGCTCGCACCGGAACACCGGAAAGAGATGAGCGATGCGCGCATACGGAAGTATGAACCATCCATCTCGGGATTTGTAACGCTGGCGGGTGTGCGAAGACAATATGATGCACTGCTGCACCATACGGTTTTCTTCCCGGAACGGTATGAACCGGAGTTTGACCATATTTTCCGCGACCGTAAAATGCCCGACGATCCCACGATCTACATCTGTTACTCCGGTTATTCGGAAGCAGGCATGGCCCCGGCGGGAGCCAGTAACCTATTCATTCTAGTCAATGCCCCCTACTTGTCGGATTCGTGGAATTGGGAGCAGCAGACGGAACGTTACGGAGCGTTTGTGCTGGAACAATTGGCAGCGCGGGGAATTACCGGGTTGAATGAATCCGATGTGCTGATCCGGTACACACCGCGAGATATCGAACGGGATACTTTGGCGCATCAAGGGTCGATCTATGGCATCTCCTCCAATTCGGTGAAACAGACCTTTATGCGACCGGGCAACCGAAGCAAAGATGTCCAAGGACTCTGGTACGTCGGCGGAACGACACATCCAGGCGGCGGAACCCCGATAGTGACGTTGTCCGGACAGCTTGTTGGTGAGCAATTGGCATCGGAAATCTTAAGATAA
- a CDS encoding glycosyltransferase family 2 protein, with amino-acid sequence MNASEIFWIVLTCILGIQLLFALWNVSCLPKVRSFRVDRIQPPDLLVSVLIPARNERLHIEGCLESVLASDTSGFRMEVLVLDDRSEDETAAMVQGIADRDARVRLLHGVDLPEGWMGKSHACHRLVQEAKGEWYMFVDADVRLEPSAIRQTLAAGCEQSGGLVTGFPYQVTKTWMEKLVVPMMVFTIISHLPIFMIRRSSSPMFVAATGAFLLIHRSSYEASGGHAAIQAHLVDDMSLAKAVKRAGHPVMLTDVHDVTNTRMYQNGAEVWNGYKKNMYEGMGRKDLLLLGTMLMYTLMYIVPPLGLIIGLLMGSSMFILYGLIGTLLGMAVKRVADHAGGQPWWLALLQPVSMACVIAIGFASWQAGRSGKGYVWKGRRYS; translated from the coding sequence ATGAATGCATCTGAAATCTTCTGGATTGTGCTTACCTGCATATTGGGCATACAGTTGCTGTTCGCTCTATGGAACGTCTCCTGTCTGCCCAAAGTGCGTTCATTCCGAGTAGACCGAATACAACCACCAGACCTGCTGGTCTCGGTGCTGATTCCAGCCAGAAATGAAAGACTACATATTGAAGGATGTCTGGAAAGTGTGCTCGCGAGCGATACGTCGGGATTCAGGATGGAAGTATTGGTGCTGGATGATCGCTCCGAAGATGAGACAGCGGCCATGGTACAAGGGATTGCGGATCGCGATGCACGCGTGCGTCTGCTGCATGGTGTCGATCTTCCCGAGGGCTGGATGGGGAAATCCCATGCGTGTCACAGGCTGGTTCAGGAGGCCAAGGGAGAATGGTATATGTTCGTGGATGCGGATGTACGTCTCGAGCCAAGTGCTATTCGGCAGACTCTGGCGGCAGGGTGTGAGCAGAGCGGGGGTCTGGTAACCGGTTTTCCTTATCAGGTAACGAAGACGTGGATGGAGAAGCTTGTCGTACCGATGATGGTCTTCACCATCATCAGTCATCTGCCCATTTTTATGATACGCAGGTCATCCAGTCCGATGTTTGTGGCCGCTACGGGGGCTTTTTTGCTGATTCATCGCTCCAGTTACGAAGCATCCGGCGGTCATGCTGCCATTCAGGCGCATCTGGTGGATGATATGAGTCTTGCCAAAGCAGTCAAGCGTGCAGGTCATCCGGTGATGCTGACAGACGTGCATGACGTAACAAACACCCGCATGTATCAGAACGGTGCTGAAGTATGGAATGGATACAAGAAAAACATGTACGAAGGTATGGGACGTAAAGACTTACTGCTGCTGGGTACGATGCTGATGTATACGTTAATGTATATTGTGCCTCCGCTGGGCTTGATTATTGGACTCCTGATGGGCAGTTCGATGTTCATTCTGTATGGATTGATAGGAACTTTATTAGGTATGGCTGTGAAAAGAGTAGCGGATCATGCTGGTGGACAACCCTGGTGGCTTGCCCTCCTGCAACCGGTCAGCATGGCCTGTGTCATTGCCATCGGATTCGCTTCCTGGCAGGCAGGCCGCTCCGGCAAGGGGTATGTATGGAAAGGTAGGCGGTACAGTTGA